A section of the Clostridium sp. TW13 genome encodes:
- a CDS encoding MurT ligase domain-containing protein, with translation MFKIKFKSIMAIICGKFTLFISKHLLKGGSNFPGKIALKFDNTILKEISKNYKVVLITGTNGKTTTTSMINNLLTEHGLDTITNNTGANMLPGIVSCLLQNFKFNNRKTKYAVLEVDEANLKFITEYITPEIITITNLFRDQLDRYGEVYTTLNKILEGVVKVPSSTLVLNGDESLLGKLDLPNPKVYYGFNQSISENNTVDINADAKFCKFCKSPYEYNFITYNHLGDFYCPNCGYKREPLNYAVTSILEVTSDYSKVMLNDTEFTVTQSGIYNIYNALCAYSIGKELKVSDESIKKSFEKQTSSFGRQEEFKIGDKDIKIILVKNPAGFNQAIDLLCLNEADYNCCFMLNDNYADGRDVSWIWDVNFEKLSKTPVKDIFISGTRLYDMAVRLKVANLDKDNFIIEEDYKTLTDKISSSNGNKVYILATYTAMINYRKYLHSVGYIKKLW, from the coding sequence GTGTTTAAAATAAAATTCAAATCTATTATGGCTATTATTTGTGGAAAGTTCACCTTATTTATTTCTAAACATCTTTTAAAGGGAGGAAGTAATTTTCCTGGAAAGATAGCTTTAAAATTCGATAATACAATTTTAAAAGAGATATCTAAAAATTATAAGGTTGTTTTAATAACTGGTACCAATGGTAAAACTACCACTACCTCTATGATAAATAATCTTCTTACTGAACATGGACTTGATACTATAACTAATAATACTGGTGCAAATATGCTTCCTGGTATAGTTTCCTGCCTTCTTCAAAACTTTAAGTTTAATAATAGAAAGACTAAATATGCAGTTTTAGAAGTAGATGAAGCTAATTTAAAATTTATTACAGAATATATTACACCTGAAATTATTACTATAACAAATTTATTTAGAGATCAACTTGACAGATATGGAGAAGTTTATACTACTCTAAACAAAATTCTTGAAGGTGTAGTTAAAGTACCAAGTTCTACCCTAGTTTTAAATGGTGATGAATCTTTATTAGGAAAGCTCGACTTGCCTAACCCCAAAGTTTATTACGGTTTTAACCAATCAATAAGCGAAAATAATACGGTTGATATCAATGCAGACGCTAAATTCTGTAAATTCTGCAAATCACCCTATGAGTATAATTTCATAACTTATAATCACCTTGGTGATTTTTATTGTCCAAATTGTGGCTATAAGAGAGAACCACTTAATTATGCTGTTACTTCAATCTTAGAGGTAACCTCAGACTACTCAAAGGTTATGTTAAATGATACTGAATTTACTGTAACTCAATCAGGAATCTATAACATCTATAACGCCTTATGTGCTTATAGTATTGGTAAAGAACTTAAGGTTTCTGACGAAAGTATCAAAAAGTCTTTTGAAAAGCAAACTTCTAGCTTTGGTAGACAGGAAGAATTCAAGATTGGAGATAAGGATATAAAAATTATATTAGTAAAAAATCCTGCTGGATTCAATCAAGCTATTGATTTACTTTGTCTTAATGAAGCTGATTACAATTGTTGTTTCATGCTTAATGATAACTATGCTGATGGTAGAGATGTTTCTTGGATTTGGGACGTAAACTTTGAAAAACTATCTAAAACTCCAGTAAAGGATATATTTATCAGTGGAACAAGACTTTATGATATGGCTGTTAGATTAAAAGTAGCTAATCTAGATAAAGATAATTTTATAATTGAAGAAGACTACAAAACACTTACAGATAAGATTTCTTCTTCAAATGGTAATAAAGTTTATATATTGGCAACCTACACTGCTATGATAAATTACAGAAAATATTTACATAGTGTGGGCTATATTAAAAAACTTTGGTAA
- a CDS encoding type 1 glutamine amidotransferase yields the protein MELNICHLYPDLLNVYGDVGNILILKHRAELRGITVNISNLSLKDDFDKDLYDITFFGGGQDYEQSIVSQDIFDTKRDSIKDYIESGKVFLAICGGYQLLGKYYMTSTGEKLNGLDILNIYTEACSDRFIGNTAIINEDFNETYVGFENHSGRTYINDLKPLGKVLHGYGNNGTDGYEGCIYKNTYGTYFHGSLLSKNPELADRLINAALHKKYSDFSLEPLNDTFELKAKEAILRKLNSTKN from the coding sequence ATGGAGCTTAATATTTGTCATCTATATCCTGATCTGCTTAATGTTTATGGTGACGTAGGAAATATATTAATACTTAAACATAGAGCTGAACTTAGAGGCATTACTGTAAATATTTCAAATCTTTCACTTAAAGATGATTTTGATAAAGATCTATATGATATCACCTTCTTTGGTGGGGGACAAGATTATGAGCAATCCATTGTATCTCAAGATATCTTTGATACTAAAAGAGACAGCATCAAAGATTATATAGAATCAGGAAAAGTATTTCTTGCAATCTGTGGAGGTTACCAACTCTTAGGTAAATACTATATGACTTCTACTGGTGAAAAGCTAAATGGTTTAGATATATTAAATATCTATACTGAGGCATGCAGCGACAGATTTATAGGTAATACAGCAATAATTAATGAAGATTTTAATGAAACCTATGTAGGTTTTGAAAATCATTCAGGAAGAACCTATATAAATGATTTAAAGCCTTTAGGCAAGGTACTTCACGGGTATGGTAATAATGGAACTGATGGTTACGAGGGTTGCATTTACAAAAACACTTACGGCACATACTTCCATGGATCTCTGTTATCCAAAAACCCTGAATTAGCTGATAGACTTATAAATGCCGCATTACACAAAAAATACAGTGATTTTTCCTTGGAACCTTTAAATGATACTTTTGAACTAAAAGCAAAAGAAGCTATTCTAAGAAAATTAAATTCGACTAAGAATTAA
- a CDS encoding D-alanyl-D-alanine carboxypeptidase family protein has protein sequence MRRKRIISTLAIACFITVLAPTAKIAHASETQPSVVGQSAITVDYETGEIIYAKDIDTKRYPASITKLITGLVFAEKKQKSDTIPYTEDAKTQPAESFSANYPGAIKVGETMTADDVMKSLLLFSANDAATMMADSIAGNTTDFAKLMNDKAKALGLSHTHFVTPNGLHDDDHYTTAYDLSILTKAAFHNDWIKEVMGTEKAKVSISNGKSIDMTNLNNLLGKDGNIGGKTGTTSQAGKCLTSVYDRDGRKIIGVVLKSTRDTGVQVFKDMNSIIDWSYKQQKSVFLPKGKTIETVKVSYKPLRFFGPTKTIDVPITLNENIEYYKNAVNDKELKTKVIGSTTNAWDLAKNSSLVKVRASQRAYSKDYSASAQISTSTLVKDNLGLYAICLVVAAVVIFLILFIINLIKANNRKRSKKKGIF, from the coding sequence GTGAGACGTAAAAGAATAATTAGTACATTAGCTATAGCTTGTTTTATTACTGTTTTAGCTCCTACTGCTAAAATAGCACATGCTAGTGAAACTCAACCAAGTGTAGTAGGTCAATCTGCAATAACTGTGGATTATGAAACAGGAGAAATAATCTATGCAAAAGATATAGACACTAAAAGATATCCTGCATCAATTACAAAATTAATTACAGGATTGGTATTTGCTGAGAAAAAACAAAAAAGTGATACAATTCCTTATACTGAGGATGCAAAAACACAACCTGCTGAATCCTTTAGTGCAAATTACCCAGGAGCAATAAAGGTTGGAGAAACAATGACTGCTGATGATGTAATGAAATCATTACTTTTATTCTCAGCAAATGATGCAGCAACAATGATGGCTGATAGCATTGCTGGAAATACTACAGATTTTGCAAAGTTGATGAATGATAAGGCAAAAGCCCTAGGTTTAAGTCATACACACTTTGTAACACCAAATGGTCTTCATGATGACGATCACTATACTACTGCTTATGATTTATCAATTTTAACTAAGGCTGCCTTCCATAATGATTGGATAAAGGAAGTAATGGGAACAGAAAAAGCTAAAGTTTCTATAAGTAATGGTAAATCTATAGATATGACAAATTTAAATAATCTTTTAGGTAAAGATGGAAACATAGGCGGAAAAACAGGGACAACAAGTCAGGCTGGTAAATGTCTAACTTCAGTTTATGATAGAGATGGAAGAAAGATAATTGGAGTTGTATTAAAATCTACTCGTGATACTGGTGTTCAAGTATTCAAGGATATGAATAGCATTATAGATTGGAGTTATAAACAACAAAAATCTGTATTTTTACCAAAGGGAAAAACAATTGAAACTGTAAAAGTTAGCTATAAACCATTGAGATTCTTTGGTCCAACAAAAACTATAGATGTTCCAATTACTCTTAATGAAAATATTGAATACTATAAAAATGCTGTTAACGATAAAGAGTTAAAAACTAAAGTTATAGGTTCAACTACAAATGCTTGGGATTTAGCTAAAAATTCATCACTAGTAAAAGTTAGAGCTTCTCAAAGAGCTTATTCAAAAGACTACTCTGCATCTGCTCAAATTTCTACATCAACTTTAGTTAAAGATAATCTTGGTCTTTATGCTATTTGTTTAGTAGTTGCTGCTGTAGTTATATTCTTAATTTTATTTATTATTAACTTAATTAAAGCTAATAACAGAAAAAGATCAAAGAAAAAAGGTATCTTTTAA
- a CDS encoding Lrp/AsnC family transcriptional regulator, with protein sequence MDKIDFKIIELLQENARYPLKHLAEEVYLSTPAVSTRIEKLEKSGVITGYNAKVDQLKLGYNITAFINLEMSPKQKPIFYPFIAECPNVIECNCVTGKYSMLIKVAYATTLELDAFIGQLQKFGNTETQIVFSTPVEHRGLKVKEK encoded by the coding sequence ATGGATAAGATTGATTTTAAAATCATTGAATTATTACAGGAGAATGCTAGATATCCACTTAAGCATTTAGCAGAGGAAGTATATTTATCAACACCAGCAGTATCAACTCGTATAGAAAAGTTAGAAAAATCAGGGGTAATCACTGGATATAATGCTAAAGTGGATCAATTAAAGCTTGGATATAATATTACAGCTTTTATTAATTTAGAGATGTCACCAAAGCAAAAACCAATATTTTATCCTTTTATAGCTGAATGTCCAAATGTAATTGAATGCAATTGTGTAACAGGAAAGTATTCAATGCTTATCAAGGTTGCATATGCTACAACATTAGAACTAGATGCATTTATTGGTCAATTACAGAAGTTTGGAAATACAGAAACTCAAATTGTATTTTCAACTCCAGTGGAGCATAGGGGATTGAAGGTTAAGGAAAAATAA
- a CDS encoding aspartate ammonia-lyase produces the protein MNTRIESDSIGSIKVPIEAYYGVQSLRAHNNFYITGKGMNPTLIISLAEIKKAAAITNNKAGFLTDNIAKAIITACDEIISGKLHDQFIVDPIQGGAGTSANMNANEVIANRAIELLGGNKGDYTIVHPNDHVNMAQSTNDVFPTAGKLSVLTLLPRAIAQLQRLYNALVVKSAEFDNIIKMGRTQLQDAVPIRLGQSFNAYASVVKRDIDRLNKAQKEMLTINIGATAIGTSINATPEYLSNITANLQTVTGKKIVQADDLIDATQNLDSFVSVSGILKTCAVNLSKISNDLRLLSSGPKTGLAEINLPAKQNGSSIMPGKINPVIPEVVSQVAFNIIGNDFTITMAAESGQLELNAFEPVLFYNLFESIETLENATRTFVDNCITGITANEERCKELLDQSVGTATALCPYIGYKKSAEIAKTALKTGKTVTTLVLEGGFLTETELQDILNPVAMTQIEAKIDKCAI, from the coding sequence ATGAATACAAGGATAGAATCTGATTCAATAGGAAGTATTAAAGTTCCAATAGAAGCTTATTATGGTGTGCAATCTTTACGTGCTCACAATAATTTTTATATAACTGGAAAAGGAATGAATCCTACCCTAATAATTAGCCTTGCTGAAATAAAAAAAGCTGCAGCAATTACAAATAATAAGGCAGGTTTTTTAACAGATAATATTGCTAAAGCAATTATAACAGCTTGTGATGAAATAATATCTGGAAAGCTTCATGACCAATTTATAGTAGATCCAATTCAAGGTGGCGCTGGTACCTCAGCTAATATGAATGCTAATGAAGTAATAGCAAATCGTGCTATAGAGTTGCTTGGTGGCAATAAGGGTGACTACACTATTGTTCATCCAAATGACCATGTAAATATGGCTCAATCAACTAATGATGTTTTTCCAACAGCAGGTAAACTTTCAGTCCTTACTTTATTGCCAAGAGCTATTGCACAACTTCAAAGACTATACAACGCTCTAGTAGTAAAATCTGCAGAGTTTGATAATATAATTAAAATGGGAAGAACTCAATTGCAAGATGCAGTTCCAATACGTTTAGGACAATCTTTTAATGCCTATGCTTCAGTAGTAAAACGTGATATAGATCGTCTTAATAAAGCCCAAAAAGAAATGCTTACAATAAATATAGGAGCTACTGCTATAGGTACTTCAATTAATGCAACACCTGAGTATCTAAGTAATATCACTGCTAACCTCCAAACTGTGACTGGCAAAAAAATAGTTCAAGCTGATGACCTTATAGATGCAACTCAAAACTTAGATAGTTTTGTTAGTGTTTCTGGAATTCTTAAAACTTGTGCTGTTAATCTATCTAAGATTTCTAATGACTTACGTCTATTATCAAGTGGTCCAAAAACTGGGCTAGCTGAAATTAACCTTCCAGCAAAACAAAACGGATCTTCAATTATGCCAGGAAAAATAAATCCTGTAATACCAGAAGTGGTTTCTCAAGTTGCCTTTAATATAATCGGAAATGATTTTACAATAACTATGGCTGCTGAATCTGGGCAATTAGAATTAAATGCCTTCGAGCCAGTTTTATTCTACAATCTATTTGAATCTATAGAAACTTTAGAAAATGCTACAAGAACTTTTGTAGATAATTGCATTACAGGCATTACTGCTAATGAGGAAAGATGTAAAGAATTATTAGACCAAAGCGTAGGCACTGCTACTGCTCTTTGTCCATATATCGGATATAAGAAATCTGCAGAAATTGCAAAAACTGCTTTAAAAACAGGAAAAACTGTAACTACTTTAGTTTTAGAAGGAGGATTTCTTACTGAAACTGAACTCCAAGATATATTAAATCCTGTAGCTATGACACAAATTGAAGCTAAAATTGATAAATGTGCAATTTAA
- a CDS encoding glycoside hydrolase family 26 protein: protein MVNENNKIAIEKYLSEIGFYSILLEFDNVKEYAVFVVYVNEKYYGKIVLNEKEDIRIKKTPAIKLDGGENCIVIEKIYGYVNIECANLLKVDRPIDKSISFQLSNVNSSNECKELMGFFKKIKGKGILTGQHCNKSTAPDVEYVKRLTGKIPAIIGFDLLSYSLHVGTNDSTWECIDEIANNRGSIEGAIEWSRKGAIITFCWHWFSPMYGEDKSFYTSNTKFDLKEALIQDSKEYIEMIKDLDAIAKKLKVLRDNNIPVLWRPLHEADGNWFWWGAQGPESYIRLYRLMYDRYVNYHNLNNLIWIWNAPDRQYYPGDDVVDIASIDIYTPNGNDGPMSLDYQSVNEIPSKGKPIALAENGTVPNLDLIEQSKTNWLWFMTWNGFLADQKWNTKEKIIDAFNHPYAINLDNLLDIK, encoded by the coding sequence ATGGTAAATGAAAATAATAAAATAGCTATTGAAAAATATTTATCTGAAATTGGATTCTACAGTATATTACTTGAATTTGATAATGTAAAAGAATATGCAGTATTTGTGGTTTATGTTAATGAAAAGTATTATGGAAAGATAGTTTTAAATGAAAAAGAAGATATAAGGATAAAGAAAACTCCGGCAATAAAGCTTGATGGAGGAGAAAATTGTATTGTTATTGAGAAAATTTATGGTTACGTTAATATAGAGTGTGCAAATTTACTTAAGGTGGATAGGCCTATTGATAAAAGTATAAGTTTTCAACTCTCTAATGTTAATTCTTCTAATGAATGTAAAGAATTAATGGGATTTTTCAAGAAGATTAAAGGAAAGGGTATACTTACAGGGCAACACTGCAATAAATCAACTGCTCCTGATGTGGAGTATGTTAAACGACTTACAGGAAAGATACCTGCAATAATTGGATTTGACCTACTTAGTTATTCTCTTCATGTAGGAACAAATGACAGTACATGGGAATGCATTGATGAAATTGCTAATAATAGAGGGAGTATTGAAGGTGCAATTGAATGGTCAAGGAAGGGTGCTATTATAACTTTTTGCTGGCATTGGTTCTCACCAATGTATGGAGAAGATAAGAGTTTCTATACAAGTAATACTAAATTTGATTTAAAAGAAGCATTGATCCAAGATAGTAAGGAATATATTGAAATGATTAAAGATTTAGATGCTATTGCGAAAAAGTTAAAAGTTTTAAGAGATAATAATATTCCTGTTTTGTGGAGACCATTGCATGAAGCCGATGGTAATTGGTTTTGGTGGGGAGCACAAGGACCTGAATCATATATTAGGTTGTACAGATTAATGTATGATAGATATGTAAATTATCATAATCTTAATAATTTAATATGGATATGGAATGCACCTGATAGGCAATACTATCCAGGAGATGATGTGGTTGATATTGCTAGCATAGATATATACACACCAAATGGAAATGATGGGCCGATGTCACTGGATTATCAAAGTGTAAATGAGATTCCTAGTAAAGGAAAACCTATAGCGTTAGCTGAGAACGGTACAGTTCCTAATCTTGATTTAATAGAGCAGAGTAAAACAAATTGGCTTTGGTTTATGACTTGGAATGGTTTTCTAGCTGATCAGAAATGGAATACTAAAGAAAAAATAATAGACGCATTTAACCATCCTTACGCAATTAATTTAGATAATTTGTTAGATATCAAGTGA
- a CDS encoding ABC transporter ATP-binding protein, producing the protein MGLLSVENASISFESRVNKKEKVEVLSDVNLDVNKGEIVVVVGESGCGKTTLGKMIVGLHKPTKGKIVYKGKDISKLKGKDFKEYRLGVQMVHQDSFAALNPNRTIFQSLSMPLLQHKIAKNKKEAEDILRESFQEVGLVPQEQFLYKYPHQLSGGQRQRVLLARALSVKPELIVADEPVSMVDVSLRISLIDLMTKMNKKFGISFVYITHDLATARYIAKDGRLVVMYLGKVIELNNITDAIDHPKHPYFHALLAAVPKSIKFRKDYSSKQLPLRTLDMPSIVNPPTGCRFHTRCPYYTEKCEKEAPKLSEYKGGYVACHYPEEVEAQRAQSQEILN; encoded by the coding sequence GTGGGACTATTAAGTGTAGAAAATGCTAGTATTTCCTTTGAAAGTAGAGTGAATAAGAAGGAAAAAGTAGAAGTTTTATCAGATGTTAATTTAGATGTTAATAAAGGTGAAATTGTAGTAGTTGTAGGTGAAAGTGGATGTGGCAAAACTACTTTAGGGAAAATGATAGTTGGACTTCATAAGCCAACTAAGGGAAAAATAGTTTATAAGGGTAAGGATATAAGTAAATTAAAGGGAAAAGATTTTAAGGAGTATAGATTAGGTGTACAGATGGTACATCAAGATTCATTTGCTGCTTTAAACCCTAATAGGACAATATTCCAATCCTTATCTATGCCTTTATTACAACATAAAATTGCTAAGAATAAAAAAGAAGCAGAGGATATACTAAGGGAATCTTTTCAAGAAGTTGGATTAGTTCCACAAGAACAATTTTTATATAAATATCCTCATCAATTAAGTGGTGGACAGAGGCAGAGAGTGCTTTTAGCAAGAGCATTATCTGTAAAACCTGAGTTAATTGTTGCAGATGAACCAGTATCTATGGTTGATGTTTCATTAAGAATTTCTTTGATTGATTTAATGACAAAAATGAATAAGAAATTTGGAATATCTTTTGTATATATTACTCATGATTTAGCAACAGCAAGATATATTGCAAAGGATGGAAGGCTTGTAGTAATGTATCTTGGGAAAGTAATTGAATTAAACAATATTACTGATGCAATAGATCATCCTAAACATCCATACTTTCATGCATTGCTTGCAGCTGTACCTAAATCAATTAAATTTAGAAAAGACTATAGTTCAAAACAATTACCATTGAGAACATTGGATATGCCAAGCATAGTAAATCCTCCAACAGGCTGCAGGTTTCATACAAGATGTCCTTATTATACAGAGAAATGTGAGAAAGAAGCACCAAAATTATCTGAATACAAGGGAGGATATGTAGCATGTCATTATCCAGAGGAAGTAGAAGCACAAAGAGCACAAAGTCAAGAAATATTGAATTAA
- a CDS encoding ABC transporter ATP-binding protein, with protein MKPLIEIKNLSIEFEVKGGKLKACDNVSITINRGEILGVIGESGSGKSTLASGILDLVQAPGKISNGEVIYYTEDDKKVSLLDLPKEELMQYRWSEIATVFQAAQNALNPVLKIREHFLETVYAHSDKVKEDEIIKKAEEVLKYVRLDKSVLEYYPHQLSGGMKQRVLIALSLILDPKIIILDEPTTALDVITQWYIMELLKEIHQKLGITLVFLTHDISIISEVVDRIAVMYAGEIVECGDVANVFNEPSHPYTKGLLNAIPTLHDDITERKAIPGNPPNLLENFKNCKFSARCYRFLGKECSGDKEKTEKLYEISNKQCTRCYAYAEEVECTK; from the coding sequence GTGAAACCATTAATTGAGATAAAGAACTTATCAATAGAATTTGAAGTTAAGGGTGGGAAGTTAAAAGCTTGTGATAATGTTTCTATTACAATAAACAGAGGAGAAATTCTTGGAGTAATAGGAGAAAGTGGTAGTGGAAAGTCTACCTTAGCTTCTGGTATTTTAGATTTGGTACAAGCTCCTGGAAAGATTAGTAATGGAGAGGTAATTTATTATACAGAAGATGATAAAAAAGTAAGTTTATTAGATCTTCCAAAAGAGGAATTGATGCAATATAGATGGAGTGAGATAGCAACAGTTTTTCAAGCAGCTCAAAATGCATTAAATCCTGTGCTTAAAATAAGAGAGCATTTTTTAGAAACAGTATATGCTCATTCTGATAAAGTAAAAGAAGATGAAATAATAAAAAAAGCAGAAGAAGTTTTAAAGTATGTTAGGTTAGATAAAAGTGTATTAGAATATTATCCACATCAGTTAAGTGGAGGAATGAAGCAAAGAGTATTAATTGCTTTAAGTCTTATCTTAGATCCTAAAATAATAATTCTTGATGAACCAACCACAGCTTTAGATGTAATAACTCAATGGTATATTATGGAGTTGTTAAAGGAAATTCATCAAAAGTTAGGAATTACTTTAGTATTTTTAACTCATGATATTTCAATTATTTCAGAAGTAGTTGATAGAATTGCAGTTATGTATGCCGGTGAAATTGTTGAATGTGGAGATGTTGCAAATGTATTTAATGAACCTTCACATCCATACACAAAAGGATTGCTAAATGCGATACCTACATTACATGATGATATTACTGAACGTAAGGCTATACCAGGAAACCCTCCTAATTTGTTGGAGAATTTCAAAAACTGCAAGTTTTCTGCTCGTTGCTACAGATTTTTAGGAAAAGAATGCTCTGGTGACAAAGAGAAAACTGAAAAATTATATGAAATAAGCAATAAGCAATGCACAAGGTGCTATGCTTATGCAGAAGAAGTAGAATGTACTAAGTAA
- a CDS encoding ABC transporter permease has product MNNAVNLNKNKTTITKTNEQDGKFLTTVKEFFNVIWNNKMSRVGFLILVFFLLLSIFGPMLVPAPESNYLNRLLEPCADHWLGTDYAGRDILCQFVHGSRDVLLVAFYAACFSIVFACAIGIFAGLAGGKTDTTLMLITNIVLTMPSFPVTMVLSMVINVSNDILFGLVLSIWSWAGLAKAIRSQVLVLKHKEFIEVSKLMGISSFNIITKDVIPNIISFIAINFIAIMKGAIMTSVGLMVLGLVPFQGSHWGMMIQMAMSQSAVLYGGLGPIVYFVTPIIGILLFQLGCYLFANGLDEALNPRLRK; this is encoded by the coding sequence ATGAATAATGCAGTAAATCTAAATAAAAATAAAACCACAATTACTAAAACAAATGAACAAGACGGCAAATTTTTGACAACAGTTAAAGAATTTTTCAATGTAATTTGGAATAATAAAATGTCTAGAGTTGGATTTCTTATTCTAGTATTTTTCCTTCTATTATCAATTTTTGGGCCTATGTTAGTTCCTGCACCAGAAAGTAATTATCTAAATAGATTGCTTGAACCATGTGCAGACCATTGGTTAGGGACAGATTATGCAGGAAGAGATATACTATGTCAATTTGTCCATGGATCAAGAGATGTACTTTTAGTAGCTTTCTATGCAGCCTGTTTTTCTATAGTATTTGCATGCGCTATAGGGATTTTTGCAGGATTAGCTGGTGGAAAAACTGATACTACTTTAATGCTTATCACTAATATTGTATTAACAATGCCAAGCTTTCCAGTAACAATGGTTCTTTCAATGGTTATAAATGTAAGTAATGATATTTTATTCGGTCTGGTTTTAAGTATATGGTCTTGGGCAGGATTAGCTAAAGCTATTAGGTCTCAAGTATTAGTATTAAAACATAAAGAGTTTATAGAAGTAAGTAAACTTATGGGAATTAGTTCTTTCAATATAATAACAAAGGATGTTATTCCTAACATAATATCTTTTATAGCAATAAATTTTATTGCCATAATGAAAGGCGCAATAATGACATCAGTTGGATTAATGGTTTTAGGTTTAGTTCCATTCCAAGGTAGTCATTGGGGGATGATGATACAAATGGCTATGTCTCAATCAGCAGTTTTATATGGTGGATTAGGACCAATAGTTTATTTTGTTACACCAATAATCGGAATATTATTATTCCAATTAGGATGCTATCTATTTGCTAATGGTTTAGATGAAGCATTAAATCCAAGACTACGTAAATAA
- a CDS encoding ABC transporter permease — protein sequence MKKIITCVLTMLASLLLVFFVIQAMPGNPVNVLAQDYMRSTQMPYDQALSKAKMALNYDPDEPVIQRFITYVKGIATGNLGSSMSFKEPVTKIVLGALPWTLLVCSISLLLSFAVGTILGIYIAWKRSKVWDGIITGYQAIIGSIPDYIVAYLLIVIFSVGLGLLPSKGAYDSAVEAGFNATFIGSVLKHAALPILAYFMTTLAGWIMGMRANCLSVLGEDYINYARARGLSNRRIIFNYVGRNAMLPMVTSVAISFGMMFGGSPLIENLFVYPGVGYYLSTAISRRDYPLMQGMFLMIIVMVLLSSLIAEFLYVKLNPMLREK from the coding sequence ATGAAAAAAATAATAACTTGCGTACTAACAATGCTAGCTTCATTATTATTAGTTTTCTTTGTAATACAAGCTATGCCAGGAAATCCAGTTAATGTATTGGCACAAGATTATATGAGAAGCACTCAAATGCCATATGATCAAGCTCTTAGTAAAGCCAAAATGGCGTTAAACTATGATCCAGATGAACCAGTAATTCAAAGATTTATTACTTATGTTAAAGGAATTGCAACAGGAAATTTAGGAAGTTCAATGTCATTTAAAGAACCTGTAACAAAAATAGTATTAGGTGCATTACCTTGGACATTACTTGTTTGTAGTATTTCATTATTATTATCTTTTGCAGTAGGAACTATTCTTGGTATTTATATTGCCTGGAAGAGAAGTAAAGTTTGGGATGGAATAATTACAGGATATCAAGCAATAATTGGATCAATTCCAGATTATATTGTAGCTTATTTATTAATAGTAATATTTTCAGTTGGATTAGGCTTGTTACCATCCAAAGGGGCATATGATTCTGCAGTGGAAGCAGGGTTTAATGCCACTTTTATAGGAAGTGTTTTAAAGCACGCAGCTTTACCTATATTAGCATATTTCATGACAACTCTAGCAGGTTGGATAATGGGAATGAGAGCAAACTGTTTATCAGTTTTAGGAGAAGACTATATAAATTATGCTAGGGCAAGAGGTCTATCAAATAGAAGAATAATATTTAATTATGTTGGAAGAAATGCAATGCTACCTATGGTAACTAGTGTAGCTATATCTTTTGGTATGATGTTTGGTGGATCACCATTAATTGAAAATTTATTTGTATACCCAGGAGTAGGATATTATCTATCTACTGCAATATCTAGAAGAGATTATCCTTTAATGCAAGGTATGTTCCTTATGATTATAGTAATGGTGTTATTGTCAAGTTTAATTGCTGAATTTTTATATGTAAAATTAAATCCAATGTTAAGGGAGAAATAA